The Calypte anna isolate BGI_N300 chromosome 1, bCalAnn1_v1.p, whole genome shotgun sequence region gttttttgttttttttgcagaaaataaaaattacaaatgagagaaatgttaaaaaaaacaaaggaaaggaaTCTGAAGATGAAGAGGATAATAACAATGGCTGTTACCTTAAGCAAAGAGATGAGACCCCTGGTACAAGTAagcatcttcagaaaaaaacaaagaaacaggcCAAAAAACAAGCCAAGGTTGGTTTTGAtaagtgtttaatttttattaatgaagtGCTTTCAGCTTCtggcaaaacagattttttgctCCCTCAGGACagatggaggagaaagagagcTTAGAATTTCTCTTCATTCAGAGGCACAGCTGAAAAGACACCTACTGCTTTGCTGTTAAAAAGTCACATGTTCTGTTACAAGTTGCTATGCTAGGAAATAAGCTAGTATGTAAAGAAGTGTGGAACCTGTGTTGCCTCTTTGAAGCAGAACTAATTTGTCTCAGACAACTGTTCTCCAGTCATTGATTACAAGAATATGCACAAAATTTTAGAATATGTACTTAAGAAAGAactgagaagaaataaaggGAATTATTAGTTGTGTTTTGAAGATTCTGTGTGATAAGGAGCAGTGGGAACTATACCTGAGTGAGGAAAAATTTAGTATTGGTTGAGTTGATCATCTAATAATCATAGATTTTTCTGCCTCCTACCCCTTGTATGTATGACATGCTACAAAAAATTTTGATAAAGATGTTATGAAATACTAAGTACAATATAAACTTCTGGGTTTTGTATTCTTGTATATTATGTGTTCCAATTTGCAGAGCCAGCGACGCCAAAAAAAGCTTCAGGAAAAGGTGCTTCACTTGGCAAATATCTGTGCAGCTGAACAGTCAGAAAAAGATGTTGAGTATAACGAAGAGTCAGAGGGAGAAATTAACTCTGAAACTCCTGATGTTAGTCAAGAAAAGGAATCATCAAATGATTGCCAAGACGACTGCTTAACTCAAAAAGACTTGAGCATAcaggaaaacagcacagaagttCAGAGCGTGCATGAAAATACAGTAAAGACAGAACAAGAGTATCACATGGATCTCCCATTGGAAGGCTTAGGTTGTCCTGGAAAATTTGTCAATGGCCTTGACAATCTATCTTTGAATGATGAGAATgatgaagatgaggatgagCTTACTACTGACTTCTCAAAACTACACTTGGGTGCCAATGCTGAATCTGATATGAGTACCTTAGATGACCTTCAAAGTAGTCCTCTCAAGACATGTGAAGTATCAACTGAAGATccagaaacagcattttgtaCTCTTGCAAACAGGGAAGATTTGAACCCAGAAGAAAGTTCAATCTATCACTGTTTGTATCAATTTACCCGTAACGAAAAACTTACCGAGACCAATAAACTACTTTGTGATGTATGTACCCAAAGAAATTATGGACCAAAGAAGAACataaaaagtatgaaaaattaccttttaaatctttaaatgtATCTCTGTCCACTGCTTGGGTGGGTGAGTGCGGGAATGTCCCTGAAGTGGCATTTTTATAACTTCAGCCTGGATTAGTTGAACTAATATTCAGTAGTTAGGTTCTGGGAAACTCACAGTAATAAATACAAGTAATTTCTTAATTGAGCAGAATACTACAGGACTGAAAAAGCAGAGTGAGGACAGAGGAGTGGGTCCAAAGGGTTTGTCAGTCTAAAAATTCAGTATGTGGAGGGATGTAGGGAGTAGCTTGTTAGCAGGTGACTCTTTGTTTCTTATGTGAAAGTTCTGTGGCAGTCATAGCAAAATCATTTTGGTATTTGCTGAAAAGGCCAGTTAAAGCTGCATGCAATTTCTGAGAGTTGTAGACAACAAGAATTCATCCTGCTTGTACTGACACTGCTCAGGCATGGTGTGAGTGGTTACTTTTGAGATTCGGGATCTGCAGATGGCAGCTCTCGTACAGCTCATCATTTAACGTGATGTTAAAATGTTCAGTTTCTGAGTTGTAGTAGATGTCTTTATTTTCACTACTTAGTTATGTCATTCTTGCTGTAACATTTGTTAACATCTTAATcactgggatttttcttttctgcaggtgAAAATAAGTATGTTTATACTAATGCCAAAAAGCAGATGCTAATTTCTCTTGCTCCTCCAATTTTAACTCTTCACCTAAAGAGGTTTCAACAGGTAAGCAGAAGGCTGATACTGCAAAAATATCTATCTGTATAGTATCAGtttaatatgtatatatacacaaaataCTGTCTTAACCTGGAACTAGTGttagaatattttcatttcctatAAACATGCTTTAGAGTTTTTTCCAAGGTTTGGGAGGAACTGGTATGCACCATTGGTTTTTATGGTATTTGAGGAGCTGggatgttttttcctgaaagcttATTCTGATAGTTACCtggaaaacactgttttttGAGGTTATTTCTTTACTACTTACTGTATTAAGCAGTATCGTAGCGTTAGTTATTTCCTGCTAGTACAGCAGTTCATGGATTCTTAAATTTCTGTACAGATAGAATATAATCCCCTATTAAATTAATATAACGGGTCAGTAgaatcaggaaagaaaattgcAGGCCTTAGTGGGGGGATGAGGAAGGATGTATGGGAAGCAATGCAACTTAAGTGTTTATAGACACCAAAGTAGAGTGGCTTACCCTTTTTTCCAAGTTGTAGGAAAAAGTTTAATTTAGAAGTTTAGgttatcaagaaaaaaagaggaaaagaatggGGATGCCTCTTGTAAATTTAAAACCATTCAGTCTTTTGGTCAAAATATTTGGAAGTAAGGGAGATAACTattagcagaggaaaaaaatacattgtttttccAGCTTGATACTGAAAGATTATTTGAAAAAGGTGGGAGTAGAAGTTACATTGGTTTTGCTACAAAATTAGATACTTAGGCATATTAGTGTCTGAGAAACAAAAGATGTCCTTATAGTTATGTAAGTTGGAGCTtattctttttcacttttgctACAGTTAAGTAACAATAAGAGTGTCTTGTGCTCCAGTGTGGGGGCAAGGAGGTAATTCTAGAaaaattaggggaaaaaagcctaAAAACATCCAGTGTTGGTATTTCCCATTGTTGTGTAATGTAAAACTAATGTTTGGTTGAAACTTTACCTAAAACACTTAGTAactaaacataattttaaaatgttagaaTATAACTTTATGGggttttcctctgttttatCTCCTTAAGGCTGGATTTAATCTACGGAAGGTTAACAGGCATATCAAGTTTCCAGAAGTGTTAGACTTGGCTCCTTTCTGTACAGCTAAATGTAAAGTAAGTGGGAAAACAGTCAGTTTCTCCCTTCCCATGTTCTGAATGTGCTTTCATAATTAAGGTGCTTAGCACAGTCTTTGTAGAATCTTTATGAAAATTCAGTTATTATGTGTGGTAATGCAGAGTAACCTGCAAGAGTGTAACTTGGACTTGAGTCAGTGTACTTCCACTGATCACAGCTGTAGTGCTTGCATGGAGCTGTAATGACCAGCTTCCCTGTCATCAGCAAACAAGTCAAAGCAAAGTGAAGAGCTTATATTCTAGCCTTGTTTAAAACCTAGTACCTGACTGATACATTTAAAACTTTTGCTGTTATAGAACGTGACTGAAGGGAATACAAAAGTACTGTACTCTCTCTATGGAGTTGTTGAACACAGTGGAACAATGAGGTCCGGGCATTACACTGCTTATGCTAAAATGAGAAGTCTGAACAATCATCTCTCTGATCTTGTCCTTCAAGGACAATCTCCTCAAGGTAAAacaattagaaatattttataaattatttcttactgCAGGACATTAACAGGATTATTTGCTACAGTtatttgcagtaatttttactcccaaattctttctttcacagCTTTAGAAACTGAAGTAGTAAAAGGGCAGTGGTTCCACATCAGTGATACCCATGTACAACCTGTGTCTGTATCCAGAGTGCTGAGCTCTCAAGCCTATCTCCTGTTCTATGAGCGACTGCTGTAATCACCTGAGAAGGCTTCTTTTATGTGCAGCCATCTATTGGGTCTGAAAGAAGGCAGGAATTTGCAAATTGTGTTAACAGTTTGGAACAACTGTATACAGCTGCAGGAATATAATCTGTGCTTCAAAGACACACTGACAAATGGTTAACTTAtactttttccagtgttttcactaattttaaataaaagttttttcaCAATTACAGCTCTGAGCTTCTACTGAGTAATTTTTGTGTTGGTACAGACAAGCAACCACTTTTAGTTTCCAGCAAGTGCTATACATCTTAGCAGCTCTTAACACTTTTAAGGGGCTATAATTTTTAACTATAGTTACCTCAGCTATCGACTGTTCCATGTGTATTTTAGAACTGGGTTCCAAGTATAGGAAGCTGTTCCTTCCTACACAACTTAGAGCTGGGACAAATTCAGCATCAGCTCTCTTTCCACTGCTGGTTTACGGCCAGTAGAGGAGCCCTCAGTTTGCAAACTCTCTAGGAATTTTTTTGCAGTGGGAACTTTACACTGGTATTTTGGCAAGGCTTAGAGCTCAGATCTCTCTCCCTTCTGCCATAGGCACCCCTGTGTAGCCTTTCTGCACTAGAGTGCCAAGAAAACCAGTCCTGCAGTGACTTGTAACTTCAAAGTTCTCCACAAGCTGCGCTTCACGTGGAGGTCATGTAAAGAAAATCTTGGCCTCTCCATGCTGTAGTGGCATCCAATTACATTCAGTGCAGTTTTCACAACCACCTTACTAAGAAAATGGGCAGTCTTGTATGTTCTGGTTACCCTTACAGTAATTGGCAGTAGCACTTACCCAGCTGACTAGATCAGTATGCCAATCCTCCTGAAAACTTGCTGAGCATATTTTTCAGTTAACCTAGTGAGTAACTATAAAGCAAGCACTAATGTCTGCTGTTGTATGGGCAGCCTTATTTAGGCATAAGATAGTTCCAGGCTTGATTTAGCTTTCCACTCCCTTCTGGCTGTGAAATAGAGCAGTACTGCAAGAGtaataaaagaattaattattGAAGTGGCTTGAATTTCAAGTGCAGTTCTCCTTTCGAGCTACTCTGAGACATGTAAGCTGTTTATTTTCCAAGAAGAATCTTAACAGGGGCTTCAGTTGAAAGATTCCAGTCCCCTGCATCATCCTGGCTGTTGCTgctcagtgtttatttttaaggccATTAGCATGAGAAGCAGTTCAGTGCTATCAGAATGCCATTTTGAGAGCATAAAGAGTGAGGATCAAATCAATGCCTGTAAGAAAAATGAATTATAGAATGTTGatggctggaagggacctcgaaagatcaagtccaaccccctgccacagcaggatcATCTAGAGTAGGTCaaacaggaatgtgtccaggcaTGTTTTGAATATCTCCGGAGGAGATTCTGCAACCTCAGcgggcagcctgtgccagtgttctgtcacccgcagtgaaaaagcttttccttattaTTTAAACAGAACCTCCTGTGCTCTAGCTTTGCACCCACTGCCCTTTGTCCATATCagacctgtcagcctgacctcagtgcctggcagggttatggagcagatcatcctgggggcaatcacacagcacctacaggatggacagggggatcagacccagccagcacggggcTAGAAAGGACAGGTCCTGTTTATGATTGGGAGACcagcctggtggatgaggggagggctgtggatgaAGTCTCCCTGGACctcagcaaggcctttgacaccgtctcccacagcattctcctggaaaagctgtcagcccagggctcagagaggagcactctgtgctgggttaggaactgctggaggcccccagagagtggtgctgaacggtgctgatccaattggtggccgctcaccagtggtgtcccccaaggatcagtgctgggccagGTTCTGATTAATGTCTTCATCtgtgatttagatgaggggattgagtccacaattagcaaattcacaggtGACACTAAGTTGGGGGGAGtatggatcagctggaaggcaggagggctctgcagagggacctggacagactggagagttgggctgattccaacgggatgaggttcaacacggccaagtgccgggtcctgcactttggccacaacaaccccatggggagctccaggctggggacagagtggctgagagcagccaggcagaaaggtacctgggagtctggattgacaggaagctgaacatgagccagcagtgtgcccaggtggccaagaaggccaatggcatcctggcctggatcaggaacagtgtggccagcaggtccaaggaagtgattttGCCCCTGtattcagccctggtgaggccacacctcgagtcctgtgtccagttctgggcccctcagctcaggaaggagattgaggtgctgaagcaggtccagagaagagcaaggaggctgtgaagggatccagcacaagtcctgtgaggaagggctgagggagctgggggtgttcagtctggaggaggctcaggggagacctcatcactctctacaactacctgaaaggagggtgtagccagggggggggtcggtctcttctctcaggcagccatcagtaagacaagagggcatggacttaagctctgccaggggaggtttaggttggatattagggagaaattctttacagagagggtgatcagacactagaatgggttgcccagggaggtggtggattctccgtccctggaggtttttaagaagaggctgaatgtggcactcagtgccatggactggtaaccacagtggcagagggtcaagggttggacttgataatctcagaggtcctttccaaacgggatgattctgtgattattggACATCACTGATGAGAAAAGCCCATCTCTGTCCTTCTTACACTGATGCCCTGTGTCCCCTAGAGACATCACGATGGATTAAGTTGTCCCCCTGAAGCTCATGGAGAGGACTGAGGTGGAACACCACACTACAGCTGAGAGGCCTCCAGGCCAGTGGATGAGTCCCTTGAAGGAAATTACAGAGAGAAGCCCAGACTGGAGCACCTTTCCCTGCTAAGAAACTGTAGTGCACGAAGAACTACACAGGAGCATTTGTTTCTGACAAACTGTAACCCATACAGAGGATCCTCACACTGGAGCACCTCATGAAGAACTGTACCCTGTGGGAGGGGCCCCCACTCCTCATACCATGTAGGGGGGGTAGAGGCAGAGGAGCAAGGAACAAAGATCTGGGACATGGGAAAAAAGGGAGGTGAACTGCaaggtattttttcttgtttctcacCCTCCAACTCTAATAAACTGATTTTCCAGACACTAaatctgttttgcctgtgaaaGAAACTGATAAGTGATTGTCCTGCCTATCTCAACGCATGACCTTTTTCAAGTTTTGCTCTGCTTCTGTCCTGTTAAGGGGCACCTGGCAGCCAAACTCAGCCCACTGTGCCCACCCACACACTGTCATCCTGACAAAAGTTCCTGTATATTCACATACTGGGAGCAACCTCATCATGCCAAGtccaaataaaatgaaagttaCCATTTTAACAGTCAGTACATTTATTGAAGTGTTTAGAGCTCTGTGCTCCAATGGACACCGTTCATAACTTAAAGGCAACAGAGCAAAAACATGACAGGCTTCAACTGGAATATTAAAAAACTCGTAGTCACGTCCCTTAAGAAGTA contains the following coding sequences:
- the USP16 gene encoding ubiquitin carboxyl-terminal hydrolase 16 isoform X2, encoding MGKKRIKGKNTQSDESPDTQEPVCKHIRKGLEQSHLKKALLNVEWHVCQDCKAEDKTQEKSEEEIWLCLKCGHRGCGRNSQDQHALKHYKTPRSDPHCLVLSLDNWSVWCYSCDNEVTYNTSTRLGQTVDYIRKQVCTGSSHTEKQENKIFENKKVEKDSKNEQEKEISLKEENSHSSTTLEVSVKGLSNLGNTCFFNAVMQNLSQTPVLRELLKEAKMPGTTVKIESPELSIEPQLIKLDQPGHLTLAMYQFLTEMQETKKGVITPKELFAQVCKKAVRFKGYQQQDSHELLRYLLDGMRAEEIQRVSIGILKALTDSNKQNEEELKKKIKEYEKKKGIQSFVDRIFGGELTSTIMCDECRTVSLVHEPFLDLSLPVLDDQKIKITNERNVKKNKGKESEDEEDNNNGCYLKQRDETPGTSKHLQKKTKKQAKKQAKSQRRQKKLQEKVLHLANICAAEQSEKDVEYNEESEGEINSETPDVSQEKESSNDCQDDCLTQKDLSIQENSTEVQSVHENTVKTEQEYHMDLPLEGLGCPGKFVNGLDNLSLNDENDEDEDELTTDFSKLHLGANAESDMSTLDDLQSSPLKTCEVSTEDPETAFCTLANREDLNPEESSIYHCLYQFTRNEKLTETNKLLCDVCTQRNYGPKKNIKSENKYVYTNAKKQMLISLAPPILTLHLKRFQQAGFNLRKVNRHIKFPEVLDLAPFCTAKCKNVTEGNTKVLYSLYGVVEHSGTMRSGHYTAYAKMRSLNNHLSDLVLQGQSPQALETEVVKGQWFHISDTHVQPVSVSRVLSSQAYLLFYERLL
- the USP16 gene encoding ubiquitin carboxyl-terminal hydrolase 16 isoform X1, with product MGKKRIKGKNTQSDESPDTQEPVCKHIRKGLEQSHLKKALLNVEWHVCQDCKAEDKTQEKSEEEIWLCLKCGHRGCGRNSQDQHALKHYKTPRSDPHCLVLSLDNWSVWCYSCDNEVTYNTSTRLGQTVDYIRKQVCTGSSHTVEKQENKIFENKKVEKDSKNEQEKEISLKEENSHSSTTLEVSVKGLSNLGNTCFFNAVMQNLSQTPVLRELLKEAKMPGTTVKIESPELSIEPQLIKLDQPGHLTLAMYQFLTEMQETKKGVITPKELFAQVCKKAVRFKGYQQQDSHELLRYLLDGMRAEEIQRVSIGILKALTDSNKQNEEELKKKIKEYEKKKGIQSFVDRIFGGELTSTIMCDECRTVSLVHEPFLDLSLPVLDDQKIKITNERNVKKNKGKESEDEEDNNNGCYLKQRDETPGTSKHLQKKTKKQAKKQAKSQRRQKKLQEKVLHLANICAAEQSEKDVEYNEESEGEINSETPDVSQEKESSNDCQDDCLTQKDLSIQENSTEVQSVHENTVKTEQEYHMDLPLEGLGCPGKFVNGLDNLSLNDENDEDEDELTTDFSKLHLGANAESDMSTLDDLQSSPLKTCEVSTEDPETAFCTLANREDLNPEESSIYHCLYQFTRNEKLTETNKLLCDVCTQRNYGPKKNIKSENKYVYTNAKKQMLISLAPPILTLHLKRFQQAGFNLRKVNRHIKFPEVLDLAPFCTAKCKNVTEGNTKVLYSLYGVVEHSGTMRSGHYTAYAKMRSLNNHLSDLVLQGQSPQALETEVVKGQWFHISDTHVQPVSVSRVLSSQAYLLFYERLL
- the USP16 gene encoding ubiquitin carboxyl-terminal hydrolase 16 isoform X3 produces the protein MLSSIIKHQDQIPIVWSSVWTTGVCDRCYSCDNEVTYNTSTRLGQTVDYIRKQVCTGSSHTVEKQENKIFENKKVEKDSKNEQEKEISLKEENSHSSTTLEVSVKGLSNLGNTCFFNAVMQNLSQTPVLRELLKEAKMPGTTVKIESPELSIEPQLIKLDQPGHLTLAMYQFLTEMQETKKGVITPKELFAQVCKKAVRFKGYQQQDSHELLRYLLDGMRAEEIQRVSIGILKALTDSNKQNEEELKKKIKEYEKKKGIQSFVDRIFGGELTSTIMCDECRTVSLVHEPFLDLSLPVLDDQKIKITNERNVKKNKGKESEDEEDNNNGCYLKQRDETPGTSKHLQKKTKKQAKKQAKSQRRQKKLQEKVLHLANICAAEQSEKDVEYNEESEGEINSETPDVSQEKESSNDCQDDCLTQKDLSIQENSTEVQSVHENTVKTEQEYHMDLPLEGLGCPGKFVNGLDNLSLNDENDEDEDELTTDFSKLHLGANAESDMSTLDDLQSSPLKTCEVSTEDPETAFCTLANREDLNPEESSIYHCLYQFTRNEKLTETNKLLCDVCTQRNYGPKKNIKSENKYVYTNAKKQMLISLAPPILTLHLKRFQQAGFNLRKVNRHIKFPEVLDLAPFCTAKCKNVTEGNTKVLYSLYGVVEHSGTMRSGHYTAYAKMRSLNNHLSDLVLQGQSPQALETEVVKGQWFHISDTHVQPVSVSRVLSSQAYLLFYERLL